The following are from one region of the Aquipuribacter nitratireducens genome:
- a CDS encoding helix-turn-helix domain-containing protein, with amino-acid sequence MADGTLPRRTAIHAEVSHDDAPSPVSGRLLASWQRSEDYGVSLDSVDPVFSGTYDTESLFFRCGAQVLADLHATLVGEPVSLMLTDPDGLVLNRLSGDTSLLRSLDAVHLAPGFSYAEREAGTNGLGLALADRVPTLVRASEHYAVSLCTYTCAAAPVLDPRTGRVEGAVNLTTWSDTRSDLLLALAQSAAGNTAALMLARAGGRTPRPAPPGRVFRVEPGRLEPGSGSLDELSTAWTDAVAGAAAALGHDRVVVAVGEPGNGRATLLAQAERRLRRHDRILSAAPPAPKDVETWLDLWAPELRHDHTAVVVRDVDTLPLWAAERLRDLVVRARSERGGATGDVLPFAMTATRYDDVPEPLAALVDTVVPLAPLRERPDDVLPLAHHAARAARGRDVTITAAAATGLRGYAWPGGVAELVRVVRDAAVRADIVDVAHLPADLFSGSAHRLSRIERFERDEIVRVLSRSELTMREAAEELGMSRATLYRKVGQYGIRVPGR; translated from the coding sequence ATGGCGGACGGGACGCTGCCCCGCCGGACCGCGATCCACGCCGAGGTGTCGCACGACGACGCGCCGTCCCCGGTCTCCGGCCGCCTGCTCGCGTCGTGGCAGCGCAGCGAGGACTACGGCGTCTCGCTCGACAGCGTCGACCCGGTCTTCTCCGGCACCTACGACACGGAGTCGCTGTTCTTCCGCTGCGGCGCACAGGTGCTCGCCGACCTCCACGCGACCCTCGTGGGCGAGCCGGTGTCGCTCATGCTCACCGACCCCGACGGGCTCGTCCTCAACCGCCTGTCCGGGGACACCTCCCTCCTGCGCTCCCTCGACGCCGTCCACCTCGCGCCCGGGTTCAGCTACGCGGAGCGCGAGGCCGGCACGAACGGCCTCGGGCTCGCGCTCGCCGACCGCGTGCCGACCCTGGTCCGGGCGAGCGAGCACTACGCGGTGAGCCTATGCACGTACACGTGCGCCGCGGCCCCCGTCCTCGACCCCCGGACGGGCCGGGTCGAGGGCGCCGTCAACCTCACGACGTGGTCCGACACCCGCTCGGACCTCCTGCTCGCCCTCGCCCAGTCGGCGGCGGGGAACACCGCCGCCCTCATGCTCGCGCGCGCCGGCGGCCGCACGCCGCGACCGGCGCCGCCCGGTCGCGTGTTCCGGGTGGAGCCGGGCCGGCTGGAGCCCGGGTCCGGGTCGCTCGACGAGCTGTCGACAGCGTGGACGGACGCCGTCGCGGGCGCCGCCGCCGCGCTCGGGCACGACCGGGTGGTGGTGGCGGTCGGCGAGCCGGGGAACGGCCGGGCGACGCTCCTCGCACAGGCGGAGCGCCGCCTGCGTCGTCACGACCGGATCCTGTCGGCGGCACCGCCCGCGCCGAAGGACGTCGAGACGTGGCTCGACCTGTGGGCGCCGGAGCTGCGCCACGACCACACGGCCGTCGTCGTCCGCGACGTCGACACCCTCCCGCTGTGGGCGGCGGAGCGCCTGCGCGACCTCGTGGTCCGGGCCCGCTCCGAGCGCGGCGGGGCCACGGGCGACGTGCTGCCGTTCGCCATGACGGCGACCCGCTACGACGACGTCCCGGAGCCCCTGGCGGCGCTCGTCGACACCGTCGTGCCGCTCGCGCCGCTGCGCGAGCGCCCCGACGACGTCCTCCCCCTCGCCCACCACGCCGCCCGGGCCGCCCGGGGGCGGGACGTCACCATCACCGCCGCGGCTGCGACGGGGCTGCGCGGGTACGCGTGGCCCGGCGGGGTCGCGGAGCTCGTCCGGGTGGTGCGCGACGCCGCCGTCCGCGCCGACATCGTCGACGTCGCGCACCTGCCCGCCGACCTGTTCAGCGGCAGCGCGCACCGGCTGTCCCGCATCGAGCGGTTCGAGCGCGACGAGATCGTCCGGGTGCTGTCGCGGTCCGAGCTCACGATGCGCGAGGCCGCCGAGGAGCTCGGCATGAGCCGGGCCACCCTGTACCGGAAGGTCGGGCAGTACGGGATCCGCGTCCCGGGCCGGTAG
- a CDS encoding amidohydrolase family protein, with protein sequence MYSKDGEDYFIVDAHVALWDGRPENQRNVHGKQFIDCFYDYHRNLSPEHAQWSYEEYLYQGGERLMKDLFEDGYVDHAIFQPAYLFEFYHRGFGQTDEASALAAAHPDRLTYNHYWDPRNGERGLAQLREDAERFGLKGVKLYTAEWYGDSRGWKLDDPWSYRYLEAAQELGIRNIHIHKGPTIRPLDRDAFDVADIDKAATDFTELNFVVEHCGLPRLEDFCWIATQEPNVHAGLAVAMPFIHTRPRYFAQIMGELLYWVGEDRIQFSSDYALWTPRWLVESFVDFRIPEDMTEYAAITTEQKKKILGLNAAKMYDIPVPAELRLPDADETETGPRGADDLVPA encoded by the coding sequence ATGTACAGCAAGGACGGCGAGGACTACTTCATCGTCGACGCGCACGTGGCCCTGTGGGACGGCCGGCCGGAGAACCAGCGGAACGTCCACGGCAAGCAGTTCATCGACTGCTTCTACGACTACCACCGCAACCTGTCGCCGGAGCACGCCCAGTGGTCGTACGAGGAGTACCTCTACCAGGGCGGCGAGCGCCTCATGAAGGACCTCTTCGAGGACGGCTACGTCGACCACGCGATCTTCCAGCCCGCCTACCTCTTCGAGTTCTACCACCGCGGGTTCGGGCAGACCGACGAGGCGTCGGCGCTGGCGGCGGCGCACCCGGACAGGCTGACGTACAACCACTACTGGGACCCGCGCAACGGCGAGCGGGGCCTCGCCCAGCTGCGCGAGGACGCCGAGCGGTTCGGCCTCAAGGGCGTCAAGCTCTACACCGCCGAGTGGTACGGCGACTCCCGCGGCTGGAAGCTCGACGACCCGTGGTCCTACCGCTACCTCGAGGCCGCGCAGGAGCTCGGCATCCGCAACATCCACATCCACAAGGGCCCGACGATCCGCCCGCTCGACCGGGACGCCTTCGACGTCGCCGACATCGACAAGGCCGCGACCGACTTCACCGAGCTGAACTTCGTCGTCGAGCACTGCGGGCTGCCGCGCCTGGAGGACTTCTGCTGGATCGCGACGCAGGAGCCGAACGTCCACGCCGGCCTCGCCGTCGCGATGCCGTTCATCCACACCCGCCCGCGCTACTTCGCGCAGATCATGGGCGAGCTCCTCTACTGGGTCGGTGAGGACCGGATCCAGTTCTCCTCCGACTACGCCCTCTGGACGCCCAGGTGGCTCGTCGAGTCCTTCGTCGACTTCCGGATCCCGGAGGACATGACGGAGTACGCCGCCATCACGACGGAGCAGAAGAAGAAGATCCTCGGCCTCAACGCCGCGAAGATGTACGACATCCCCGTGCCGGCGGAGCTGCGGCTGCCCGACGCCGACGAGACCGAGACCGGCCCCCGCGGCGCCGACGACCTGGTCCCCGCCTGA
- a CDS encoding metal-sulfur cluster assembly factor, translating into MAVALLEERTATAREREAFDALGAVMDPELDEPVTDLGFVRSVDVLGAGAPATVVVHLRLPTSFCSPNFAYLMASDAKDALRALPWAEHVVVELDDHHDSDLINAGLAADAGYKGTFRHEAEHDLAELRETFRRKAHTAAMERCLTALLRAEPTRGVESLADVTLADLPAGRYTDALLRRRGALGLPADAVVDPDARVMVDHTGAGCAPADAGLLLRKARATRVSIDGNAHFCRGLLRTRYDGSGADQVERSDGAEPADARYARALPLTVIRSGKDTP; encoded by the coding sequence ATGGCGGTCGCCCTGCTCGAGGAGCGCACGGCGACGGCGCGGGAGCGGGAGGCGTTCGACGCGCTCGGGGCGGTCATGGACCCCGAGCTCGACGAGCCCGTCACCGACCTCGGCTTCGTGCGGTCGGTCGACGTGCTGGGCGCCGGCGCGCCGGCGACGGTCGTCGTGCACCTGCGGCTGCCGACGTCGTTCTGCTCCCCGAACTTCGCCTACCTCATGGCGTCGGACGCCAAGGACGCCCTGCGGGCGCTGCCGTGGGCGGAGCACGTCGTCGTCGAGCTCGACGACCACCACGACTCCGACCTCATCAACGCCGGGCTCGCCGCCGACGCCGGGTACAAGGGCACGTTCCGCCACGAGGCCGAGCACGACCTCGCCGAGCTGCGCGAGACGTTCCGTCGCAAGGCCCACACCGCCGCCATGGAGCGGTGCCTCACGGCGCTGCTGCGGGCGGAGCCGACCCGGGGCGTGGAGTCGCTCGCCGACGTCACCCTCGCCGACCTGCCCGCCGGCCGGTACACCGACGCGCTCCTGCGCCGTCGCGGGGCCCTCGGACTGCCCGCCGACGCCGTCGTCGACCCCGACGCGCGCGTCATGGTCGACCACACCGGGGCCGGCTGCGCCCCCGCCGACGCGGGCCTGCTCCTGCGGAAGGCGCGCGCGACGCGGGTGTCCATCGACGGCAACGCCCACTTCTGCCGCGGCCTGCTCCGCACCCGCTACGACGGCTCCGGCGCCGACCAGGTCGAGCGGAGCGACGGCGCGGAACCCGCCGACGCGCGCTACGCGCGGGCCCTCCCCCTCACCGTGATCCGTTCCGGAAAGGACACCCCATGA
- a CDS encoding NAD(P)-dependent alcohol dehydrogenase, giving the protein MSTMRAVRVVGYHQKLEMTEVPVPEPTGPFDVVVKIGGAGVCRTDLHILEGQWAEKSQVALPYTIGHENAGWVAAVGSAVTNVAEGDTVIVHPLVTCGLCRACRSGDDVHCESSAFPGIDTDGGYADHLKTSARSVVKIDPRLEPSDVAALADAGLTAYHAAAKAAKRLTPRDTVVVIGAGGLGHIGIQVLKALTASRVVVVDRNPDAVALAVAIGADQGITADGSHVEQVLEATHGNGAEVVIDFVGEGGATAEGVRMLRRHGDYHVVGYGETIAVPTIDIISTEISIVGDLVGSYNDLCDLMELAARGLVTLHTQKYALDDFQTAISDLDAGAVRGRAILVP; this is encoded by the coding sequence ATGAGCACGATGCGCGCCGTCCGGGTGGTCGGCTACCACCAGAAGCTCGAGATGACGGAGGTCCCGGTGCCGGAGCCGACCGGCCCGTTCGATGTCGTCGTGAAGATCGGCGGAGCCGGGGTCTGCCGCACCGACCTCCACATCCTCGAGGGGCAGTGGGCCGAGAAGTCGCAGGTCGCCCTGCCGTACACGATCGGGCACGAGAACGCGGGCTGGGTCGCGGCCGTCGGCTCGGCCGTGACGAACGTCGCCGAGGGCGACACCGTCATCGTCCACCCGCTCGTCACGTGCGGGCTGTGCCGCGCGTGCCGCTCCGGCGACGACGTCCACTGCGAGTCCTCCGCCTTCCCCGGCATCGACACGGACGGTGGCTACGCGGACCACCTGAAGACGTCCGCGCGGTCCGTCGTGAAGATCGACCCGAGGCTCGAGCCGTCGGACGTCGCCGCGCTCGCCGACGCCGGCCTCACCGCGTACCACGCGGCGGCGAAGGCGGCGAAGCGGCTGACCCCGCGCGACACCGTCGTCGTCATCGGCGCCGGGGGCCTTGGGCACATCGGCATCCAGGTCCTCAAGGCCCTGACGGCGTCGAGGGTCGTCGTCGTCGACCGCAACCCCGACGCCGTCGCGCTCGCCGTCGCCATCGGCGCCGACCAGGGCATCACCGCCGACGGCAGCCACGTCGAGCAGGTGCTCGAGGCCACGCACGGGAACGGCGCGGAGGTCGTCATCGACTTCGTCGGCGAGGGCGGGGCGACCGCCGAGGGCGTGCGGATGCTGCGCCGGCACGGCGACTACCACGTCGTCGGGTACGGGGAGACGATCGCGGTCCCGACGATCGACATCATCTCGACCGAGATCAGCATCGTCGGCGACCTCGTCGGGTCCTACAACGACCTCTGCGACCTCATGGAGCTCGCCGCCCGCGGCCTCGTCACGCTCCACACGCAGAAGTACGCCCTCGACGACTTCCAGACGGCGATCAGCGACCTGGACGCCGGCGCCGTGCGCGGCCGCGCCATCCTCGTCCCCTGA
- a CDS encoding alpha/beta fold hydrolase: MYDNPFYTPEAQGPYRMHRIGPFDLEEGGHIADLELAYATYGELNEAKDNAIVIPTWFSGTHQTWEQVYIGEGRALDPTRYFVVVINQIGNGLSTSPHTTSDPSIAMSRFPKVRIGDDVRAQHRLVTELFGLTEIALVVGGSMGAQQTYEWAVAYPDMVKRAAPIAGTAQNTPHDFLFTQSLMDAVTSDPGWAGGEYASNTDVADGLARHAGVWAVVGLSTEFWKTEFWRGLEPLDGGPPYADFVEFHRRFHEWLFQLMDPNALLTMGWKWQRGDVARHTGGDLAAALGRITAKTVVLPIDEDMFFPPRDCEAEQRLVPGAELRVLHSVAGHFGLFGFEKTYLDELDQHLGELLATPA; encoded by the coding sequence GTGTACGACAACCCCTTCTACACACCCGAGGCCCAAGGCCCCTACCGGATGCACCGCATCGGGCCGTTCGACCTGGAGGAGGGCGGCCACATCGCCGACCTCGAGCTCGCGTACGCGACCTACGGCGAGCTCAACGAGGCCAAGGACAACGCGATCGTCATCCCGACGTGGTTCTCCGGCACCCACCAGACGTGGGAGCAGGTCTACATCGGGGAGGGGCGGGCGCTCGACCCGACGCGGTACTTCGTCGTCGTCATCAACCAGATCGGCAACGGGCTGTCGACGTCGCCCCACACGACGAGCGACCCGTCGATCGCGATGTCGAGGTTCCCGAAGGTCCGCATCGGCGACGACGTGCGAGCCCAGCACCGGCTCGTCACCGAGCTGTTCGGGCTCACGGAGATCGCCCTCGTCGTCGGTGGGTCGATGGGCGCGCAGCAGACGTACGAGTGGGCCGTCGCGTACCCCGACATGGTGAAGCGGGCGGCGCCGATCGCCGGGACCGCGCAGAACACGCCGCACGACTTCCTCTTCACCCAGAGCCTGATGGACGCCGTCACGAGCGACCCGGGCTGGGCCGGCGGGGAGTACGCGAGCAACACCGACGTCGCCGACGGCCTCGCGCGCCACGCCGGGGTGTGGGCCGTCGTCGGGCTGTCCACGGAGTTCTGGAAGACGGAGTTCTGGCGCGGGCTCGAGCCGCTCGACGGCGGCCCGCCGTACGCCGACTTTGTCGAGTTCCACCGGCGCTTCCACGAGTGGCTGTTCCAGCTCATGGACCCCAACGCGCTGCTGACCATGGGCTGGAAGTGGCAGCGGGGCGACGTCGCGCGGCACACCGGCGGCGACCTCGCGGCGGCGCTCGGCCGGATCACCGCGAAGACGGTCGTCCTGCCCATCGACGAGGACATGTTCTTCCCGCCGCGCGACTGCGAGGCGGAGCAGCGCCTCGTCCCGGGTGCCGAGCTGCGTGTGCTCCACAGCGTCGCGGGCCACTTCGGCCTGTTCGGGTTCGAGAAGACGTACCTCGACGAGCTCGACCAGCACCTCGGCGAGCTCCTCGCCACCCCGGCGTGA
- a CDS encoding putative quinol monooxygenase, which produces MIFITAKFPVKPEHAEEWPALSRAFTEATRAEEGCLWFEWSRSLDDPTEYVLVEAFRDGDAGGAHVGSQHFRDAQAELPRYLQRTPQIVSQSVEQDGWSELGEMRVDG; this is translated from the coding sequence ATGATCTTCATCACCGCCAAGTTCCCCGTCAAGCCCGAGCACGCGGAGGAGTGGCCTGCGCTCTCACGGGCCTTCACCGAGGCGACGCGCGCCGAGGAGGGCTGCCTGTGGTTCGAGTGGTCCCGCTCGCTCGACGACCCGACGGAGTACGTGCTTGTCGAGGCGTTCCGCGACGGCGACGCCGGCGGCGCGCACGTCGGGTCGCAGCACTTCCGCGACGCCCAGGCGGAGCTGCCCCGGTACCTGCAGCGGACCCCGCAGATCGTGAGCCAGAGCGTCGAGCAGGACGGCTGGTCCGAGCTCGGCGAGATGCGGGTCGACGGCTGA
- a CDS encoding FAD-binding oxidoreductase has protein sequence MPAGGAVLDSATSTERYRHDQAAWAEAGVPLAVVRPSTPEQVRDVVVSCRRHGVPVVPRGAGSGLAGGANAVDGGVVVSTERLLGIAVDPVERLAVVGPGVLNADLRATAAEHGLWYAPDPASAAISSIGGNVATNAGGLCCVKYGVTRDHVLAVQLVTGAGDLVRLGRRTAKGVAGLDLLGAVVGSEGTLGVVTEVTVRLRPARPPERTVAGFFGSLVDAGEAVAAVARAGVVPSALELMDSHCLRAVDAWKRTGLADEADTVLLARLDAPGDAGEAEAATVEACFAAAGATWAGRSSDEAEAEALFDARRLVWPAVDRLGPLLTEDVCVPVGVLPRMLERVQAVAREHRLTIATLAHVGDGNLHPLVVVPRERDGEARAAAAFEQIMDDALVLGGTITGEHGVGRLKREGLVRELDATVLDLQRRVKAAFDPDGIMNPGVMWR, from the coding sequence CTGCCCGCGGGCGGCGCCGTCCTCGACTCCGCGACCTCGACCGAGAGGTACCGCCACGACCAGGCGGCGTGGGCCGAGGCCGGGGTGCCGCTCGCCGTCGTTCGTCCGTCGACGCCGGAGCAGGTGCGTGACGTCGTCGTCTCGTGCCGCCGTCACGGCGTGCCGGTCGTGCCCCGCGGCGCGGGCTCGGGGCTCGCGGGCGGCGCGAACGCGGTCGACGGCGGGGTCGTCGTCAGCACCGAGCGGCTGCTGGGGATCGCGGTCGACCCCGTCGAGCGGCTCGCCGTCGTCGGGCCGGGCGTCCTCAACGCCGACCTGCGCGCCACGGCCGCGGAGCACGGCCTCTGGTACGCCCCGGACCCCGCGAGCGCCGCCATCTCGAGCATCGGCGGGAACGTCGCGACGAACGCCGGTGGGCTGTGCTGCGTGAAGTACGGCGTCACACGCGACCACGTCCTCGCCGTCCAGCTCGTCACCGGGGCGGGAGACCTCGTCCGGCTCGGGCGGCGCACCGCCAAGGGGGTCGCCGGCCTCGACCTGCTCGGGGCGGTCGTCGGCTCCGAGGGGACGCTCGGCGTCGTCACGGAGGTGACGGTGCGGCTGCGGCCGGCGCGGCCGCCCGAGCGGACGGTCGCCGGGTTCTTCGGCTCCCTCGTCGACGCCGGTGAGGCCGTCGCCGCGGTCGCCCGCGCGGGCGTCGTGCCGTCGGCGCTCGAGCTCATGGACTCCCACTGCCTGCGCGCCGTCGACGCGTGGAAGCGGACGGGTCTGGCCGACGAGGCCGACACCGTGCTCCTCGCCCGGCTCGACGCGCCGGGGGACGCGGGCGAGGCGGAGGCGGCGACGGTGGAGGCGTGCTTCGCCGCCGCGGGCGCCACGTGGGCCGGCCGCTCGAGCGACGAGGCGGAGGCCGAGGCCCTGTTCGACGCGCGCCGGCTCGTGTGGCCCGCCGTCGATCGGCTCGGGCCGCTGCTGACCGAGGACGTGTGCGTGCCGGTCGGCGTGCTGCCGCGGATGCTCGAGCGGGTGCAGGCCGTCGCCCGCGAGCACCGGCTCACCATCGCGACGTTGGCGCACGTCGGCGACGGCAACCTCCACCCGCTCGTCGTCGTCCCGCGCGAGAGGGACGGCGAGGCGCGGGCCGCCGCCGCGTTCGAGCAGATCATGGACGACGCGCTCGTGCTGGGCGGCACCATCACGGGCGAGCACGGCGTCGGCCGTCTCAAGCGGGAGGGGCTGGTCCGTGAGCTCGACGCGACCGTCCTCGACCTCCAGCGGCGCGTGAAGGCGGCCTTCGACCCCGACGGGATCATGAACCCCGGAGTGATGTGGCGCTGA
- a CDS encoding GntR family transcriptional regulator, whose product MTDTAATRVADALREVILDGQLAPGSPLSQVRLAEQYGVSRIPVRDALQVLSAEGLVDLVSGATAVVRGMSIDELQELYEMRVAIEPVATRLGVPNMGRAAHLRMRQQFDVMETATEARTWLQANAAFHACVYMQANRPRMVELVERLRKLVDRYLHLHLKVIGHTGHLQEEHARILEAVERGDAAEAEAVTRTHLETSHEFILRYLLENAVSPDGVKVTSPQD is encoded by the coding sequence ATGACCGACACCGCCGCCACCAGGGTGGCCGACGCGCTCCGAGAGGTGATCCTCGACGGGCAGCTGGCGCCGGGGTCGCCCTTGTCCCAGGTGCGGCTCGCGGAGCAGTACGGCGTCAGCCGGATCCCGGTGCGGGACGCCCTGCAGGTCCTGTCCGCGGAGGGGCTCGTCGACCTCGTGTCAGGTGCGACCGCGGTCGTCCGCGGCATGTCGATCGACGAGCTCCAGGAGCTCTACGAGATGCGCGTCGCCATCGAGCCGGTCGCCACGCGGCTGGGAGTGCCCAACATGGGCCGGGCCGCGCACCTGCGGATGCGCCAGCAGTTCGACGTCATGGAGACGGCGACCGAGGCCCGTACCTGGCTGCAGGCCAACGCCGCCTTCCACGCGTGCGTCTACATGCAGGCCAACCGCCCGCGGATGGTGGAGCTCGTCGAACGGCTCCGGAAGCTCGTCGACCGCTACCTCCACCTCCACCTCAAGGTCATCGGTCACACCGGCCACCTGCAGGAGGAGCACGCGCGGATCCTCGAGGCCGTCGAGCGCGGCGACGCCGCCGAGGCCGAGGCCGTGACGAGGACCCACCTGGAGACCTCGCACGAGTTCATCCTGCGCTACCTGCTGGAGAACGCCGTGAGCCCCGACGGCGTGAAGGTCACCAGCCCCCAGGACTGA
- a CDS encoding ABC transporter substrate-binding protein codes for MAVAAAAATLAVTAAACGGAGAGGEAAAAGGEADSGVVRFTFAPDPVWDYITDEGILAEMEEERGMRVIASSTWDEFGIFAGGHADVVSTASYEIPIIEEQTGRDTLTIGRYNKDRSVIITRADNPAETLEDLQGEDISVFTAVSATLVWGAYAEKMHGVDFRTGGGDYNLVVADPQNQADLVERGEVAACVCLPEFAAPGLRSGELKVLYDGKSSSDIYSDVVVDGHEGPMINVFLAGKDWAESHPEEVEFFLDVWQRGLEEWEANQAQIIETYPQHFAVEDPADVEFVQEYVAEHDWFVDDVRFEQDWVEGESQIFGLLQETGFMEEGQEAPDFMTSAAG; via the coding sequence ATGGCCGTCGCGGCCGCCGCCGCCACGCTCGCCGTCACCGCTGCCGCGTGCGGCGGTGCCGGAGCGGGAGGCGAGGCCGCCGCCGCAGGCGGTGAGGCCGACTCCGGCGTCGTCCGGTTCACCTTCGCCCCTGACCCCGTCTGGGACTACATCACCGACGAGGGGATTCTCGCGGAGATGGAGGAGGAGCGCGGGATGCGCGTCATCGCCTCCTCGACGTGGGACGAGTTCGGCATCTTCGCCGGCGGCCACGCCGACGTCGTCTCGACCGCCTCCTACGAGATCCCCATCATCGAGGAGCAGACCGGGCGAGACACCCTCACGATCGGCCGCTACAACAAGGACCGATCGGTCATCATCACCCGCGCCGACAACCCGGCCGAGACGCTCGAGGACCTCCAGGGCGAGGACATCAGCGTCTTCACCGCCGTCTCCGCGACCCTCGTGTGGGGCGCGTACGCGGAGAAGATGCACGGCGTCGACTTCCGCACGGGCGGCGGGGACTACAACCTCGTCGTCGCCGACCCGCAGAACCAGGCCGACCTCGTCGAGCGCGGCGAGGTCGCCGCCTGCGTCTGCCTGCCGGAGTTCGCCGCGCCGGGCCTGCGCAGCGGCGAGCTCAAGGTCCTCTACGACGGCAAGTCGTCCAGCGACATCTACAGCGACGTCGTCGTCGACGGCCACGAGGGCCCGATGATCAACGTGTTCCTCGCCGGCAAGGACTGGGCGGAGTCGCACCCGGAGGAGGTCGAGTTCTTCCTCGACGTGTGGCAGCGCGGCCTCGAGGAGTGGGAGGCCAACCAGGCGCAGATCATCGAGACGTACCCGCAGCACTTCGCGGTCGAGGACCCCGCCGACGTCGAGTTCGTCCAGGAGTACGTCGCCGAGCACGACTGGTTCGTCGACGACGTCCGCTTCGAGCAGGACTGGGTCGAGGGCGAGTCGCAGATCTTCGGGCTGCTGCAGGAGACCGGCTTCATGGAGGAGGGCCAGGAAGCGCCCGACTTCATGACGAGCGCGGCGGGCTGA
- a CDS encoding ABC transporter permease has product MTVTSDRPSAGAAGTRPRGGRSAPPAAAPRGRGPGRDRVRRVLLALAGYVALLAVWTFVSLVLLNPFILPPPWTVAAEMWHLVSTGAAFVQFGSSIGKITAGFALGALLGAPVGLLMGRSRYWTNFFTQPVLVLGNVPGLTYAVFALVLFGIGAVGPVVAVALVSMPYVALNVAEGVRSVDPQLVQMSRVYGRSRGEVVRRVVVPTVLPFLFAALRYGFAMAWKVEALTEVFGGRSGIGFQIRAEYQEFSVTGVLAWTAFFVIFMLLVERVLLARLEQRLFAWRGTRS; this is encoded by the coding sequence ATGACCGTCACCTCCGACCGCCCGAGCGCGGGCGCCGCAGGCACCCGACCCCGGGGAGGCAGGTCGGCACCGCCGGCCGCGGCCCCCCGGGGCCGGGGCCCGGGCCGCGACCGGGTCCGGCGGGTCCTCCTCGCGCTCGCCGGCTACGTCGCCCTGCTGGCCGTGTGGACGTTCGTCTCGCTCGTCCTCCTCAACCCCTTCATCCTCCCGCCGCCGTGGACCGTCGCCGCCGAGATGTGGCACCTGGTCTCGACCGGCGCGGCGTTCGTCCAGTTCGGCAGCTCGATCGGCAAGATCACCGCCGGCTTCGCCCTCGGCGCGCTCCTCGGCGCGCCCGTCGGCCTCCTCATGGGCCGCAGCCGGTACTGGACGAACTTCTTCACCCAGCCGGTGCTCGTCCTCGGCAACGTGCCCGGCCTCACCTACGCGGTGTTCGCGCTCGTCCTCTTCGGCATCGGCGCCGTCGGCCCGGTCGTCGCGGTCGCGCTCGTCTCCATGCCGTACGTCGCGCTCAACGTCGCCGAGGGCGTGCGCAGCGTCGACCCGCAGCTCGTCCAGATGAGCCGGGTCTACGGCCGCAGCCGCGGCGAGGTCGTCCGGCGCGTCGTCGTCCCGACCGTCCTGCCGTTCCTCTTCGCGGCCCTGCGCTACGGCTTCGCGATGGCGTGGAAGGTCGAGGCCCTCACCGAGGTGTTCGGTGGCCGCAGCGGCATCGGGTTCCAGATCCGTGCCGAGTACCAGGAGTTCTCCGTGACCGGGGTGCTCGCGTGGACCGCGTTCTTCGTCATCTTCATGCTGCTCGTCGAGCGGGTGCTCCTCGCACGCCTCGAGCAGCGGCTGTTCGCCTGGAGGGGGACCCGCTCGTGA
- a CDS encoding ABC transporter permease, with protein sequence MNATRLRLFLTGPVGASLTAFVAFLLGWVVLGVASATFPGPGEVVRALWLETVEGQVWENFAVSMRRFGIGMAISVVAGAALGILIGSSQVGRDVLGDINLTGLAIPAIIWALLCVMWFGFGDLAPIVTVVLSAVPFVAVNVAAGAAAVPRPLTQMSDSFGVPRRHHMRHVVLPAVSAYLFTGIRFAVMSGWNGLLLSEWFGASEGVGFRARYWYDANRMPGFLAWVVLFIVFMLVVDRLVLERISRRAFAWRDATDAQPVSRAAA encoded by the coding sequence GTGAACGCCACCCGTCTGCGCCTGTTCCTCACCGGACCCGTCGGCGCCAGCCTCACCGCATTCGTCGCGTTCCTCCTCGGGTGGGTCGTGCTCGGCGTCGCCAGCGCGACCTTCCCCGGCCCCGGCGAGGTCGTCCGCGCCCTGTGGCTGGAGACGGTCGAGGGGCAGGTGTGGGAGAACTTCGCCGTCAGCATGCGCCGTTTCGGCATCGGCATGGCGATCTCCGTCGTCGCGGGTGCCGCGCTCGGCATCCTCATCGGCTCCTCGCAGGTGGGCCGGGACGTGCTCGGCGACATCAACCTCACGGGGCTCGCGATCCCGGCCATCATCTGGGCGCTGCTGTGCGTCATGTGGTTCGGCTTCGGCGACCTCGCGCCCATCGTCACCGTCGTGCTGTCGGCCGTGCCGTTCGTCGCGGTGAACGTCGCCGCCGGCGCCGCAGCGGTACCGCGGCCGCTCACGCAGATGTCCGACAGCTTCGGCGTCCCACGGCGGCACCACATGCGCCACGTCGTCCTGCCGGCGGTGTCGGCGTACCTGTTCACGGGCATCCGCTTCGCCGTCATGTCCGGCTGGAACGGCCTGCTGCTGTCGGAGTGGTTCGGCGCCTCCGAGGGCGTCGGCTTCCGCGCCCGCTACTGGTACGACGCGAACCGCATGCCCGGGTTCCTCGCCTGGGTCGTCCTCTTCATCGTCTTCATGCTCGTCGTCGACCGGCTCGTGCTCGAGCGCATCAGCCGCCGGGCCTTCGCCTGGCGCGACGCGACCGACGCCCAGCCCGTGTCCCGCGCCGCCGCCTGA